The following nucleotide sequence is from Carassius gibelio isolate Cgi1373 ecotype wild population from Czech Republic chromosome A24, carGib1.2-hapl.c, whole genome shotgun sequence.
tgttgaccttggacctcagaaaacacaggggaccaacaccagcagatgacatggcaccccaaaccatcactgactgtggaaactttacactggacctcaagcaacatggattgtgtgcctctcctctcttcctccagactccgggaccctgatttccaaaggaaatgcaaaatttactttcatcagagaacataactttggaccactcagcatcagtccagtcctttttgtttTTAGATGCTTCTGATGCTTTCTgtggttcaaaagtggcttgacacaaggaatgcgacagctgaaacccatgtcttgcatacgtctgtgcgtagaggttcttgaagcactgactccagctgcagtccactctttgtgaatctcccccacattttttagttgtttgaaaagtttcactttttgaatggaattagtgaaataaatcaactttttaatgatattctaatcgtatgacaagcacctgtatgcactgaagaaaacattttatttaaatattaattaccaTCAAAATGAAGAAGAAATGAAGACAGATAGTCCTACTATTTCTGACTAAAAGAGCCGAGTTTAAAACGTTCAAGTTGCTGTTCCTTATCAGCTGTAAACAGCCAATATTCATTCTGATTATTgttcataataaatgtaaattgtaatgtaaataaatgcaaatgtatgcgatattttattataaaatatatataaaaacttttgtTGTGTTTCctctatattttgtaaaaaaaatcactACAACTCATTGCTTTATTATGCACATGGAATTTAATTAGCATGTCTAAATAGTAAATAGGGTCCtgttaaatgtaaacaaatgtgtATTTAATCATTAAATTAGCCTTTTTATAATATCAAGTACaatttattaaacaattacatatttaaagagaaaattattttgttaGGTTCCCTGAGTGAAAGTTGATCTATTAAATTATTCTGAAATACACAAACATAGTTTATCAGACTTTTCAGGGCATTGTTGAGCTCACCCAGCATTTTGACCGTTTGTTTATTGTTCTTTTCACGACTCGAAATGGGTCCTACAGGATTCTCCTTTCTTCTCCACAGTCTTCTGCCAATGAGGCTGTATAACACTGTCAAACAGAGCACCGGGAGGAAGAAAAACACGCTGGAGACCCACACCATCATAGTAAGAAGTCCGGAGCGGATGGCATATTCGGTGGCTTTACACTCATTGGTTTCCCAGGGGTTCGTGCCGTTCTCATGCTCAACCCCAACCAGAATGAATATGGGTCCCGCGCTACACAGAGCCACAGTCCAGAGGAGTAAAATCACCCCTTTTACCCGACCCCGCGTAACGATGACTTTTGCCCTGAAGGGAAAACAGATAGCGAAGTATCTCTCCACGCTGAGAGCGGTGATGTTGAGGATGGTGGAGTACGTGCAGCTTTCGCTCACGAACTGAAAGAGTTTGCACAGCTCGTCGCCGAAGTTCCACGGTCGGTACCGCCAGACCCGGTACAGGTCGAGGGGCATGCAGAGGAAAATCAGCAGGTCTGAAAGTGCCATGCTGCAGAGGTAAAGGTTGGTGGTGGTTCGCATGTCTTTGTATTTAGTGACCACCAGGAAGGTCAACAGGTTCCCAGCGATTCCGACGAGGAACAGGAAAGAGCACGTCACTGTGATCCCAGTCAGGATAGGCACTGGGAAGAGATGGACCGGGTACTCAAAGTCCTCAGCAGTTGCATTACTATCCATTATGTCCTCAGCGCACAAGGTGATGCTGAACAGGCAGCTGGACACGTTTGTCCAATTAGTCATTATGTTGAGATTTTAGAGGATATGCATGGGCTTAGTGGCACCTCGTGATTTCCACCGAACTGTTGTTTCCATGCACATCTTACAGGTGTTCAATGCACACTGCAGTGTATGAGAAGTGCACGCGAGTAACCTGTCAATGGATCGCCGCCGAGTTGCGCGCAGGGGGGTACACGATCATGCGCACTGGATGTCTTGACTAATTGTACTGTTGAAATGCAAATTTAGTGCAAACTCTCTTTTCGTTTgcgatgttttttttgtttttgttat
It contains:
- the LOC127946492 gene encoding growth hormone secretagogue receptor type 1-like, translating into MTNWTNVSSCLFSITLCAEDIMDSNATAEDFEYPVHLFPVPILTGITVTCSFLFLVGIAGNLLTFLVVTKYKDMRTTTNLYLCSMALSDLLIFLCMPLDLYRVWRYRPWNFGDELCKLFQFVSESCTYSTILNITALSVERYFAICFPFRAKVIVTRGRVKGVILLLWTVALCSAGPIFILVGVEHENGTNPWETNECKATEYAIRSGLLTMMVWVSSVFFFLPVLCLTVLYSLIGRRLWRRKENPVGPISSREKNNKQTVKMLAVVVLAFVLCWLPFHVGRYLFSKSSEANSPLISQISEYCNLVSFVLFYLSAAINPILYNIMSKKYRSAACKLFGVKRAPGQSVQSIVNADSVLVWNEYSWST